In Piliocolobus tephrosceles isolate RC106 chromosome 4, ASM277652v3, whole genome shotgun sequence, the following are encoded in one genomic region:
- the BTNL3 gene encoding butyrophilin-like protein 3, whose amino-acid sequence MAFVLILVLSFYKLVSGQWQVTGPGKFVQASVGEDAVFSCSLFPETSAEAMEVRFFRNQFHAVVHLYRDGEDWESMQMPQYRGRTELVKDSIARGHVSLRLKNISPLDMGLYGCWFSSQMYDEEATWELQVSALGSLPLISIVGYVDGGIQLLCLSSGWFPQPTVKWKGPQGQDLSSDSRANADGHSLYDVETSIIVQENAGSILCSIHLAEQNHEVESKVLIGERFFQPPPWRLVSVLLGLLCGGLCVVVMGMTIVFFKSKGKIQAELDLGKIYKQAELRDARKHAVEVTLDPETAHPQLCVSDLKTVTHRKAPQNVPYSTKRFTRKSVVASQGFQAGKHYWEVDVGHNVGWYVGVCRDDADRRKDSVILSPNHGYWVFGRMTDYLYFTFNPYFINLSPSTPPTRVGVLLDYEGGKISFFNINDQSCICTLTCQFEGFLRPYIQHVIYEEKMGTPIFLCPVSWDQREKTLLKGPDTADPDTAKGECSPQATPASSPKPAHRKSYLPFFRVLRFFSPKPGSGSSFQMREDWPVPVGVRSHGCPEVGME is encoded by the exons GACAGTGGCAAGTGACTGGACCGGGCAAGTTTGTCCAGGCCTCGGTGGGGGAGGACGCAGTGTTCTCCTGCTCCCTCTTTCCTGAGACCAGTGCAGAGGCCATGGAAGTGCGGTTCTTCAGGAATCAGTTCCATGCTGTGGTCCACCTCTACAGAGATGGGGAAGACTGGGAATCTATGCAGATGCCACAGTATCGAGGGAGAACTGAGCTTGTGAAGGACTCCATTGCAAGGGGGCATGTCTCTCTAAGACTAAAAAACATCTCTCCCTTGGACATGGGCCTGTATGGGTGCTGGTTCAGTTCCCAGATGTACGATGAGGAGGCCACCTGGGAGCTGCAGGTGTCAG CACTGGGCTCACTTCCTCTTATTTCCATCGTGGGATATGTTGACGGAGGTATCCAGTTACTCTGCCTGTCCTCAGGCTGGTTCCCACAGCCCACAGTCAAGTGGAAAGGTCCACAAGGACAGGATTTATCTTCAGACTCCAGAGCAAATGCAGACGGGCACAGCCTGTATGATGTGGAGACCTCCATTATAGTCCAGGAAAATGCTGGGAGCATATTGTGTTCCATCCACCTTGCTGAGCAGAACCACGAGGTGGAATCCAAGGTATTGATAGGAG AGAGGTTTTTCCAGCCCCCACCTTGGCGCCTGGTCTCTGTGTTACTCGGATTACTCTGTGGTGGCCTGTGTGTTGTTGTAATGGGGATGACAATTGTTTTCTTCAAATCCAAAG GGAAAATCCAGGCAGAATTGG acTTGGGGAAGATATACAAACAGGCAG AATTGAGAGATGCCCGGAAACACGCAG TGGAGGTGACTCTGGACCCAGAGACGGCTCACCCACAGCTCTGCGTTTCTGATCTGAAAACTGTAACCCATAGAAAAGCTCCCCAGAACGTGCCTTACTCTACGAAGAGATTCACAAGGAAGAGTGTGGTGGCTTCTCAGGGTTTCCAGGCAGGGAAACATTACTGGGAGGTGGATGTGGGACACAATGTAGGGTGGTATGTGGGAGTGTGCCGGGACGACGCAGACAGGAGGAAGGACTCTGTGATTTTGTCTCCCAATCATGGGTACTGGGTCTTCGGACGGATGACAGACTATTTGTATTTCACATTCAATCCCTATTTTATCAACCTCTCCCCCAGCACCCCGCCTACACGAGTAGGGGTCTTACTGGACTATGAGGGTGGGAAAATCTCCTTTTTCAATATAAATGACCAGTCCTGCATTTGTACCCTGACATGTCAGTTTGAAGGCTTCTTGAGACCCTATATCCAGCATGTGATCTATGAAGAGAAAATGGGCACTCCCATATTCCTATGTCCAGTGTCCTGGGATCAGAGAGAGAAGACCCTGCTTAAAGGGCCCGACACCGCAGACCCAGACACAGCCAAGGGAGAGTGCTCCCCACAGGCGACCCCAGCTTCCTCTCCGAAGCCTGCGCACAGGAAGTCATACCTCCCATTCTTCAGGGTGCTGAGGTTCTTCTCTCCTAAGCCCGGCAGCGGCAGCAGCTTCCAGATGAGGGAGGATTGGCCTGTCCCTGTGGGAGTCAGAAGCCATGGCTGCCCTGAAGTGGGGATGGAATAG